One genomic window of Corynebacterium massiliense DSM 45435 includes the following:
- a CDS encoding PAC2 family protein gives MHDDEQHMYEVAYPAPAVRSNADDASGPTLVIAMHGYADAGMAVETSADHLQAALDARQLVSFNADELIDYRSRRPAATINTDQPVSIDDPRLGIQVLRDNAGQSFLLLSGPEPDMRWDAFTDAVADLAEKFGVRNTICLYAAPMPTPHTRPMVVTGHGSSELTKRMVTMDSTMIVPGSASLYIERELADRGRNVAGFTAHVPHYLASSPYPHATFHLLESVKAAAGLEFPLGSLERDMERVNEQLAEQVTESDEVYQVVGQLEEQYDAFMEQYRQRHPQAVMPGEENMPSGEEIGEEFQRFLAALDAGKAGDVGNTGDSGINFLGGSDGQERGGDSHRDDDHWDDDNGQGHVRDEG, from the coding sequence ATGCACGATGACGAGCAGCACATGTACGAGGTCGCGTACCCTGCGCCTGCGGTGCGTTCGAACGCTGACGATGCCAGTGGTCCCACCCTCGTCATCGCTATGCATGGCTACGCAGACGCCGGCATGGCGGTAGAAACCAGCGCTGACCACCTGCAGGCGGCGCTCGACGCCCGTCAACTGGTGTCTTTCAACGCGGACGAGCTCATCGACTACCGCTCGCGCCGCCCTGCCGCGACGATCAACACGGATCAGCCGGTCAGTATCGATGACCCGCGCCTGGGTATCCAGGTGCTGCGGGACAATGCCGGCCAGTCCTTTCTGCTGTTGTCCGGGCCGGAGCCAGACATGCGGTGGGATGCGTTTACCGATGCCGTGGCGGACTTGGCCGAGAAATTCGGGGTGCGCAACACCATCTGCTTGTACGCCGCTCCGATGCCGACCCCGCATACCCGCCCGATGGTCGTGACCGGCCACGGCTCCAGCGAGCTGACCAAGCGCATGGTGACTATGGACAGCACCATGATCGTTCCTGGTTCTGCCTCACTGTACATCGAGCGGGAATTGGCGGACCGCGGCCGCAACGTGGCCGGCTTTACCGCGCACGTCCCGCACTACCTCGCGTCGTCGCCCTACCCGCACGCCACGTTCCATCTGCTGGAATCCGTGAAGGCCGCCGCCGGACTCGAGTTTCCCTTGGGCAGCTTGGAACGCGACATGGAGCGGGTCAACGAACAGCTCGCGGAGCAGGTCACCGAGTCCGACGAGGTGTACCAGGTCGTAGGCCAGTTGGAAGAGCAGTACGACGCGTTCATGGAGCAGTACCGGCAGCGCCACCCCCAGGCTGTCATGCCGGGCGAGGAAAACATGCCGTCCGGTGAGGAAATCGGCGAAGAGTTCCAGCGCTTCCTCGCCGCGCTGGACGCCGGAAAAGCCGGGGACGTCGGGAACACCGGGGATAGCGGAATCAACTTCCTCGGCGGCAGCGACGGTCAGGAACGCGGGGGTGACTCTCACCGAGACGACGACCACTGGGACGACGACAACGGTCAGGGCCACGTCCGCGACGAGGGCTAA
- a CDS encoding DEAD/DEAH box helicase — protein MLPDLAEVPESLIDEAIWDSFTSWTTERGISLYPAQEEASLGILAGDNVILATPTGSGKSMVANAAHFIALARGQRSFYTAPIKALVSEKFFALCEIFGPEHVGMMTGDATVNGNAPIIAATAEIVANIALRDGADANIDQVVMDEFHYYSEPDRGWAWQVPLLELPKAQFLLMSATLGDTDWLEEDLSRRTGRATNYVGGSQRPVPLDFTYTFSAVHETIEELLADGKAPTYVVHFSQREAAERAQALTSLGSIITKEEKEQIAEEIGSFRFTTAFGKTLSKLVRRGIGIHHAGMLPKYRRLVERLSQTGLLKVICGTDTLGVGINVPIRTVLMTGLAKFDGTRQRVLKSREFHQIAGRAGRAGYDTEGTVVVEAPEHEIENAKLRRKAGDDPKQLKKIRKKSPRDGEVSWSEKTFNRLTEAEPEQLVSQFRVSNSMLINVLARHGDTYEHFRHLLRDNHETRAKQNGHILQALDLFQGLLNADIVQKSTKGRDIYGRPYHLVRELQRDFALNHPLSPFALAALTLLDKESDTYTLDVISVFEAILDDPRQILKAQESAVRGEEIAALKAEGVDYTERMSIVEDITYPKPLNDLLEDAFETFRQGAPWAREFDISPKSVVRDMLEKSMTFSDLISTYSLARSEGVVLRYLTDAWRTLQHSIPREYMTPELDDVVVWLGELIRQVDSSLVDEWAHMAGEDQPVSQETVDRERAFGVEDPTALTANQRAFRIMVRNYMFRIAQLFGDEREDELAEMLDYLEDVPDFGAALDDYFDEFDDIDTGPDARGPEYFLVDDSSGRLWTVRQVLKDPEDERGYQLVAHVDLDASDAAGEVRLRDLEVRY, from the coding sequence ATGCTCCCCGACCTCGCCGAAGTTCCCGAGTCCCTCATCGATGAAGCGATCTGGGACTCGTTTACCTCGTGGACAACTGAGCGGGGAATTTCCCTCTACCCCGCTCAGGAAGAAGCGTCGCTGGGCATCCTCGCGGGCGACAACGTCATCCTGGCCACGCCCACCGGCTCCGGCAAGTCCATGGTGGCGAACGCGGCGCATTTCATCGCCCTCGCGCGCGGGCAGCGCAGCTTCTACACCGCCCCCATCAAGGCCTTGGTCAGCGAGAAATTCTTCGCGCTCTGCGAGATCTTTGGCCCCGAACACGTCGGGATGATGACCGGCGATGCGACGGTCAACGGCAACGCGCCCATCATCGCGGCGACCGCCGAGATCGTGGCCAACATCGCCCTGCGCGACGGAGCGGACGCGAACATCGACCAAGTGGTGATGGACGAGTTCCACTACTACTCCGAGCCGGATCGCGGCTGGGCCTGGCAGGTCCCGCTGTTGGAACTGCCCAAGGCGCAGTTCCTGCTCATGTCGGCCACCTTGGGCGACACCGACTGGCTCGAAGAGGACCTTTCCCGCCGCACTGGGCGCGCGACGAACTACGTCGGTGGCTCGCAGCGACCGGTCCCCCTCGATTTCACCTACACCTTTTCCGCAGTGCACGAAACCATCGAAGAGCTTCTCGCCGACGGCAAAGCGCCGACCTACGTGGTGCACTTCAGCCAACGCGAGGCGGCCGAACGTGCCCAGGCGCTCACCTCCCTCGGTTCCATCATCACCAAGGAAGAAAAAGAGCAGATCGCTGAAGAGATCGGCTCTTTCCGCTTCACCACTGCCTTTGGTAAGACACTGTCCAAGCTGGTGCGCCGCGGCATCGGCATCCACCACGCCGGCATGCTGCCGAAGTACCGCCGGCTGGTCGAGCGCCTCTCGCAGACCGGGCTGCTCAAGGTCATTTGTGGCACCGACACTCTGGGCGTGGGCATCAACGTGCCCATCCGCACGGTGCTCATGACGGGCCTGGCCAAGTTCGATGGCACGCGCCAGCGCGTGCTGAAATCCCGTGAGTTCCACCAAATCGCGGGCCGCGCAGGCCGCGCCGGCTACGACACCGAGGGCACCGTCGTGGTGGAGGCGCCGGAGCACGAAATCGAAAACGCCAAGCTGCGGCGCAAGGCCGGCGACGACCCGAAGCAGTTGAAGAAGATCCGGAAGAAGTCGCCGCGCGATGGCGAAGTGTCCTGGTCGGAAAAGACGTTCAACCGCCTGACCGAGGCCGAACCCGAACAACTAGTTTCGCAGTTCCGTGTGTCCAATTCGATGCTCATCAACGTCCTTGCGCGCCACGGTGACACCTACGAGCACTTTCGGCATCTGCTGCGCGACAACCACGAGACCCGCGCGAAACAAAACGGGCACATCCTGCAGGCCCTCGACCTGTTCCAGGGCCTGCTCAACGCGGATATCGTGCAAAAATCGACGAAGGGCCGCGACATCTACGGCCGCCCGTACCACTTGGTGCGGGAGCTACAGCGCGACTTCGCCTTAAACCACCCCCTCTCCCCCTTCGCGCTCGCGGCGCTCACCCTGCTGGACAAGGAGTCGGACACCTACACCCTGGATGTCATCAGCGTCTTCGAGGCGATCCTCGACGACCCGCGCCAGATCCTCAAAGCTCAGGAAAGCGCGGTGCGCGGCGAGGAAATCGCGGCGCTCAAGGCCGAAGGTGTGGACTACACCGAGCGGATGTCCATCGTGGAGGACATCACCTATCCCAAGCCGCTCAACGATCTGCTGGAGGACGCCTTCGAGACGTTCCGGCAGGGGGCGCCGTGGGCGCGCGAGTTCGACATCTCGCCGAAATCGGTGGTCCGGGACATGCTGGAAAAGTCGATGACGTTCAGCGATCTCATCTCCACCTATTCCCTCGCCCGCTCCGAGGGTGTGGTCTTGCGCTACCTCACCGACGCGTGGCGCACCCTCCAGCACTCGATCCCACGGGAGTACATGACGCCGGAGCTTGACGATGTCGTGGTCTGGCTCGGCGAGCTCATCCGTCAGGTGGACTCCTCCCTGGTGGACGAGTGGGCGCACATGGCGGGCGAGGATCAGCCGGTCAGCCAGGAGACGGTGGACCGCGAACGCGCCTTCGGCGTGGAGGATCCCACGGCGCTGACCGCCAACCAGCGCGCGTTCCGCATCATGGTGCGCAACTACATGTTCCGCATCGCCCAACTTTTCGGCGACGAACGCGAAGACGAGCTGGCCGAGATGCTCGACTACCTGGAAGATGTGCCCGACTTCGGTGCGGCGCTGGACGATTACTTCGACGAGTTCGACGACATCGATACCGGCCCCGACGCCCGCGGTCCCGAATACTTCCTCGTGGATGACTCTTCTGGCCGGCTCTGGACCGTCCGGCAGGTGTTAAAAGATCCGGAAGATGAGCGCGGCTATCAACTCGTCGCGCACGTGGACCTGGACGCCTCCGATGCGGCGGGCGAGGTCCGGCTACGCGATCTCGAGGTGCGCTACTAG